A genomic stretch from Vulpes lagopus strain Blue_001 chromosome 11, ASM1834538v1, whole genome shotgun sequence includes:
- the FIGN gene encoding fidgetin, whose translation MPSFVPWGGPAVHQAKAPSLNPGFHSSANTSDRCCANPPALRSARSGLKMQWTPEHAQWPEQHFDITSTTRSPAHKVEAYRGHLQRTYQYAWANDDISALTASNLLKKYAEKYSGILEGPVDRPVLSSYSDAPSGLVNGRKNDGEPWQPPLASDAVYPMSCVPEVLAAGKAGVAPALPPADASASLGSSPGGASSLAEPGYSGSSCGSHAVAGLHAGLASQEYAAGYNGSYLHSAYGGQPAPALASPHPSPLHGSGLLQPPPPPPPPPPPPAALVPGYNGASNLAGYSYPAAGYPPQAAVGAGYSPGGAPPPPPSAYLPSGIPAPTPLPPSTVPGYAYQGPALAPLAPSALAGGSASSLKRKAFYMGQGDLDAGYAGYGYGHGQQRAAQSPMYRMPDGALPGSGSGSGFDRGADPAALAFKPSKQLLGPEQPRKFGGQPGRALTPPAYGAAKPGLGARPGGDSFGKYPSPGVGEPGEEHRQLLPHGHGHGHGHGHGLQGPALRAPTSAGHAADEQLKGAEPHLLDLVSSEIIAQGPPLDWADIAGLDLVKAVLKEEVLWPVLRSDAFSGLTASPRSILLFGPRGTGKTLLGRCLAGQLGATFFKIAGSGLVAKWLGEAEKIIHASFLVARCRQPAVIFVSDIDVLLSAQVSEEHSPVSRMRTEFLMQLDTVLTSAEDQIVVICATSKPEDIDESLRRYFMKRLLIPLPDSTARHQMIVQLLSQHNYCLSDKEFALLVQRTEGFSGLDVAHLCQEAAVGPLHAMPATDLSAIMPGQLRPVTYQDFENAFCKIQPSISQKELDMYVEWNKMFGCSQ comes from the exons GCTTGAAGATGCAGTGGACGCCGGAGCATGCGCAGTGGCCAGAACAGCACTTCGACATCACCTCGACCACTCGGTCCCCCGCGCACAAGGTCGAAGCCTACCGCGGCCACCTGCAGCGCACCTACCAGTACGCCTGGGCCAACGACGACATCTCCGCGCTGACGGCGTCCAACCTGCTGAAGAAGTACGCCGAGAAGTACTCGGGCATCCTGGAGGGCCCCGTGGACCGGCCCGTGCTCAGCAGCTACTCGGACGCGCCCTCGGGGCTGGTGAACGGTCGCAAGAATGACGGCGAGCCCTGGCAGCCGCCGCTGGCTTCGGACGCCGTGTACCCCATGAGCTGCGTGCCCGAGGTCCTCGCCGCCGGCAAGGCCGGGGTGGCGCCCGCGCTGCCGCCCGCCGACGCGTCGGCCAGCCTCGGCAGCTCCCCGGGGGGCGCCAGCTCCCTGGCCGAGCCCGGCTACTCGGGCAGCAGCTGCGGCAGCCACGCGGTGGCCGGGCTGCACGCCGGGCTCGCGTCTCAGGAATACGCCGCGGGCTACAACGGCTCGTACCTGCACTCGGCCTACGGCGGCCAGCCGGCACCTGCGCTCGCGTCCCCGCACCCGTCGCCGCTGCACGGCTCGGGGCtcctgcagccgccgccgccgccgccgccgccgccgccgccgcccgccgccctggTCCCCGGCTACAACGGGGCGTCCAACCTGGCGGGCTACAGCTACCCGGCGGCCGGCTACCCCCCGCAGGCGGCCGTGGGCGCGGGGTACAGCCCGGGgggcgcgccgccgccgccgccctcggcCTACCTGCCGTCCGGCATCCCCGCGCCCACCCCGCTGCCGCCCAGCACCGTCCCGGGCTACGCCTACCAGGGCCCCGCGCTCGCGCCCCTCGCGCCGTCGGCGCTGGCGGGCGGCTCGGCGAGCTCGCTCAAGCGGAAGGCCTTCTACATGGGGCAGGGCGACCTGGACGCCGGCTACGCGGGCTACGGCTACGGCCACGGCCAGCAGCGGGCCGCGCAGAGCCCCATGTACAGGATGCCCGACGGCGCGCtcccgggctcgggctcgggctc gggcttcGACCGCGGCGCCGACCCCGCCGCGCTGGCCTTCAAGCCGAGCAAGCAGCTGCTGGGCCCCGAGCAGCCGCGCAAGTTCGGCGGCCAGCCCGGCCGGGCCCTGACGCCCCCCGCCTACGGCGCCGCCAAGCCCGGCCTGGGCGCGCGGCCCGGCGGCGACTCGTTCGGCAAGTACCCGTCGCCGGGCGTGGGCGAGCCCGGGGAGGAGCACCGGCAGCTGCTGCCgcacggccacggccacggccacggccacggccacggcctGCAGGGCCCCGCGCTGCGCGCACCTACCTCAGCCGGCCACGCCGCCGACGAGCAGCTCAAGGGCGCCGAGCCGCACCTGCTGGACCTGGTGAGCAGCGAGATCATCGCGCAGGGCCCGCCGCTGGACTGGGCCGACATCGCCGGCCTGGACCTGGTGAAGGCGGTGCTCAAGGAGGAGGTGCTGTGGCCCGTGCTCCGCTCGGACGCCTTCAGCGGCCTCACGGCCTCGCCGCGCAGCATCCTCCTCTTCGGGCCCCGCGGGACCGGCAAGACGCTGCTGGGCCGCTGCCTGGCGGGCCAGCTGGGGGCCACGTTCTTCAAGATCGCCGGCTCCGGGCTGGTGGCCAAGTGGCTGGGGGAGGCGGAGAAGATCATCCACGCCTCCTTCCTCGTGGCCCGCTGCCGCCAGCCCGCCGTGATCTTCGTCAGCGACATCGACGTGCTCCTGTCCGCCCAGGTGAGCGAGGAGCACAGTCCGGTCAGCCGCATGAGAACGGAATTCCTGATGCAGCTGGACACGGTGCTCACGTCAGCCGAGGACCAGATCGTAGTCATCTGTGCCACCAGTAAACCAGAGGACATCGACGAGTCCCTCCGGAGGTACTTCATGAAACGACTCTTAATCCCACTCCCCGACAGCACAGCGAGGCACCAGATGATAGTACAACTGCTCTCACAGCACAATTACTGTCTCAGTGACAAGGAGTTTGCACTGCTCGTCCAGCGCACAGAAGGCTTCTCTGGACTAGACGTGGCTCACCTGTGTCAGGAAGCGGCGGTGGGCCCCCTCCACGCCATGCCAGCCACAGACCTCTCAGCCATCATGCCCGGCCAGTTGAGGCCCGTCACATATCAAGACTTTGAAAATGCTTTCTGCAAGATTCAGCCTAGCATATCTCAAAAAGAGCTTGATATGTATGTTGAATGGAACAAAATGTTTGGTTGCAGTCAGTga